In Dehalococcoidia bacterium, a single genomic region encodes these proteins:
- a CDS encoding flippase yields MTTAVLPGRVTLARNTLITIVGGAVPPLVGLAVVPLFVHGLGTERYGLWTLAGSIFAYFLIFDIGLGKATTKFVSEALARGEREEIAYLFWTALLASVALGVVAGVAFAAAVPFLTTRVLRIPSELVPEARALLLVFALSAPLHLCARAVGGLLEGSHRFDLSNAIGVPVRILGMVLPLLGVWLGWSLAGVGALAVGAGLIGVLVTGAVALRVRPEVRGVPRVSQAALRRLLGFGGWMMGVSILASLVAGSDRIIIGTVLSTSAVAYYAPPHSLIWQSSSIASALYVTLFPAFSALGSVDKKRMERLYASAFKVLMVIMGPIALLIIVFAREGLTLWLGADFAHESTRVLQVLAIGMFLNTLAVVPSIALQGAGRPDLVARIFLLEAPVYVGLAVLLTRQMGIVGMALAWTLRNIADAVLFSLTAWWALGLAPTLLLANRGVMAGVLLVGLAFGIGVIHLLLPASWILLKMVLSIGLLSIFAFLVLFVVLNTEERQAVKQITPFFRDNSSKISTL; encoded by the coding sequence ATGACGACTGCTGTCCTCCCGGGGCGGGTTACCCTTGCGCGCAACACCCTGATCACCATTGTGGGGGGCGCTGTGCCGCCCCTGGTGGGGCTGGCGGTGGTGCCCTTATTTGTCCACGGACTGGGAACAGAGCGCTACGGACTGTGGACACTGGCAGGTAGTATCTTCGCTTACTTTTTGATCTTTGACATAGGGCTGGGGAAGGCCACTACTAAGTTTGTCTCCGAGGCGTTGGCCCGAGGCGAGAGGGAAGAGATTGCTTACCTATTTTGGACGGCTTTACTGGCCAGTGTCGCTTTGGGCGTTGTGGCAGGTGTGGCCTTTGCCGCAGCGGTGCCCTTTCTCACGACCCGCGTCCTGCGCATTCCCTCAGAGCTGGTGCCTGAGGCGCGGGCATTGCTACTGGTCTTCGCCCTGTCTGCTCCTCTGCACCTCTGCGCCAGGGCCGTGGGAGGCCTGTTGGAGGGGAGCCACAGGTTTGACCTTTCTAATGCCATTGGGGTGCCGGTGCGCATCCTGGGAATGGTGCTCCCTCTGCTGGGGGTGTGGCTCGGCTGGTCCCTGGCCGGGGTTGGCGCTCTAGCAGTGGGAGCGGGCCTTATAGGAGTTCTGGTTACGGGGGCCGTGGCCCTGCGGGTGCGCCCGGAGGTGCGCGGTGTGCCGCGGGTCAGCCAGGCAGCGCTGCGCCGCCTGTTGGGGTTTGGGGGATGGATGATGGGGGTCAGCATCCTGGCCTCCCTGGTGGCAGGAAGCGATCGAATAATCATTGGGACAGTGCTTTCTACCTCCGCCGTGGCATACTATGCGCCCCCACACAGCCTCATCTGGCAATCGTCTTCCATTGCCTCGGCCCTTTACGTGACCCTTTTCCCTGCCTTCAGCGCCCTGGGAAGTGTGGACAAGAAACGCATGGAGAGGCTTTATGCCTCTGCTTTCAAGGTGCTGATGGTGATAATGGGGCCCATCGCTTTACTTATCATTGTGTTCGCCCGGGAAGGGTTGACCTTATGGCTGGGAGCAGATTTTGCGCACGAAAGCACACGGGTGCTCCAAGTATTGGCCATAGGGATGTTCCTCAATACCCTTGCAGTGGTACCTTCCATTGCGTTACAGGGAGCAGGCAGGCCTGACTTAGTGGCGAGGATTTTCTTATTGGAAGCACCTGTTTATGTAGGATTGGCAGTATTATTAACGCGACAAATGGGCATTGTCGGAATGGCCTTGGCGTGGACCCTGCGCAACATAGCGGATGCTGTTCTATTCTCTCTCACAGCCTGGTGGGCTTTGGGCCTTGCTCCTACGCTGCTACTGGCAAACCGAGGCGTGATGGCCGGTGTGCTCCTGGTAGGACTAGCTTTTGGGATAGGTGTTATTCATCTCCTTTTACCTGCTTCTTGGATCCTCCTAAAAATGGTTCTCTCTATCGGACTCCTAAGCATCTTTGCGTTTCTGGTATTGTTTGTAGTGTTAAACACTGAAGAACGACAAGCCGTGAAGCAAATAACACCTTTCTTCCGTGATAACTCTTCCAAGATATCCACTTTGTAG
- a CDS encoding glycosyltransferase: MDWQRAGLNDNDLNWTSSFSRMRRAVLETFQEAIVSQPIDAVVAYAVSPTVLRELTQRCPNIITFLINFDDIFHWPRPGSYTKNFYPVDCTSAVDLILTSNPDIVPRYLLYGGLAMFSPGAADPEIFRPFDAPFIYDVSFVGHAFAWRRWFIQHLRKEGVHVTTFGSGWENGPLPWSDLPRVFSQSRINLGFSATGQSLLIRQIKTRDFEVPMSGGLYLTLNNPYIHRVYDVGKEILVFDDPADCARKIRWLLAHPDEADKIRRAGHARARRDHTYEARFERAFSLAGLL; this comes from the coding sequence GTGGATTGGCAGCGTGCAGGATTGAACGATAACGACCTGAATTGGACGTCCAGTTTCTCCCGTATGCGTCGCGCCGTTTTGGAAACTTTCCAGGAAGCAATTGTTTCTCAGCCTATTGACGCTGTGGTCGCTTATGCTGTCAGCCCGACCGTTTTGCGTGAACTCACTCAAAGGTGCCCTAACATCATAACTTTTTTGATCAACTTCGACGATATTTTCCATTGGCCACGTCCCGGTTCATATACAAAAAATTTTTATCCTGTCGATTGTACTTCAGCAGTCGACCTCATTCTGACGTCTAATCCGGATATCGTTCCTAGATACCTTCTGTATGGAGGCTTGGCGATGTTTTCCCCCGGGGCCGCAGACCCAGAGATATTCCGCCCTTTCGATGCACCTTTCATTTATGATGTCTCTTTCGTTGGACACGCATTCGCTTGGCGCCGATGGTTCATTCAGCATTTGCGAAAAGAGGGAGTTCACGTCACCACTTTCGGATCAGGCTGGGAGAATGGCCCATTACCCTGGTCTGATCTCCCCAGAGTTTTCTCCCAGAGCCGCATCAACCTCGGTTTTTCAGCCACTGGACAGTCCCTCCTTATTCGTCAGATCAAAACCCGCGATTTTGAAGTGCCCATGTCCGGTGGCCTTTATCTGACCCTTAATAACCCCTATATCCATCGCGTTTATGATGTGGGTAAAGAAATCCTGGTTTTTGATGACCCTGCCGATTGTGCCAGGAAAATTCGTTGGCTATTAGCCCACCCTGACGAAGCGGACAAAATCCGCCGTGCAGGGCACGCCCGTGCCCGGCGGGACCATACTTATGAAGCCCGCTTCGAAAGAGCTTTTAGCCTCGCGGGACTTTTATAA
- a CDS encoding glycosyltransferase: protein MRILYTGPFRPGSLTEARRRALLDLGHQVVGLDQAIYFDKGHPLLRKAQNHALIGPGIWAYNRDLLRLARETKPELIYVDMGISLWPKTIRALRATGAKVVHYTSEFFGYRRYLYRHFFPAVPFYHAHVITNRLVIPELEKRGAQKIVITEFGYDPSLHRPPNLTSEERQRYGSDVVFVGHWEPHYEKMLSALHQAGVAVRVWGPGWRRAHSFPRGVLGPPVYGEEYVKVLGASKICLGLLSKWNHNQSASRTFEIPAVGAFLLAERTEDHLRYFAEDKEAVFFSSAEELVEKARYYLTHEEERLRIARAGRERCLRSPYTHTDRMRAVLEALG from the coding sequence ATGCGCATCCTCTATACCGGTCCCTTCCGTCCGGGCAGTTTGACGGAAGCCCGGCGCCGCGCCCTCCTGGATTTGGGCCATCAGGTTGTCGGTCTAGACCAGGCGATCTATTTTGACAAGGGGCATCCGCTCCTGCGCAAAGCCCAAAACCACGCACTCATTGGACCAGGTATTTGGGCCTACAACCGAGACCTCTTACGCCTGGCCCGCGAGACAAAACCAGAACTCATCTATGTGGATATGGGTATCTCCCTCTGGCCGAAGACCATCCGCGCTTTGAGAGCAACAGGGGCAAAAGTAGTCCACTACACCAGCGAGTTTTTCGGCTATCGCCGCTACCTCTATCGGCATTTCTTCCCTGCCGTCCCCTTCTATCACGCTCATGTGATCACCAATCGCCTGGTCATCCCCGAGCTGGAAAAGCGGGGGGCACAAAAAATTGTTATCACCGAATTCGGCTACGACCCCTCTTTGCACCGTCCGCCCAATCTCACATCGGAGGAGCGCCAACGGTATGGCTCCGATGTGGTGTTCGTGGGACATTGGGAGCCCCACTACGAAAAGATGCTCTCCGCCCTGCATCAAGCGGGGGTTGCGGTGCGCGTGTGGGGCCCGGGATGGCGACGGGCTCACTCCTTCCCCCGGGGCGTTCTCGGCCCACCCGTTTATGGCGAGGAGTATGTCAAGGTGCTGGGGGCGTCCAAAATCTGCTTAGGACTGCTCTCCAAGTGGAACCACAACCAGTCGGCCTCCCGCACCTTTGAAATCCCCGCCGTGGGGGCTTTCCTATTGGCCGAACGCACCGAAGACCACCTGCGCTACTTCGCAGAGGACAAAGAGGCCGTGTTTTTTTCCTCTGCTGAAGAACTAGTGGAGAAGGCGCGCTACTACCTCACCCACGAGGAGGAACGCCTGCGCATCGCTCGGGCAGGCCGGGAACGCTGCCTGCGTTCGCCCTATACCCACACCGACCGCATGCGTGCCGTTTTGGAGGCCTTGGGGTGA
- a CDS encoding glycosyltransferase family 4 protein: MRVLFISNDFPPKPGGGAMAAYGLARGLHQIGVEVWVLTTAPPRGHTDAEGFPLTRTAPRWDKKGVKILPLTLASLGICRRWHPHRLLALSWTHDGVAALIIRRLRGIPYLVMAHGTEILRHRRGPLHPLMLRVFRNAIAVAANSTFTHRLVVSLGIPAEHVYVVHPPIVSTNPPEPDSRLVDEKFNLRGKRVLLTVARLVKRKGHAQVLEALRALKDRYPDLVYVITGDGEYRAELQRLVSQYGLEEQVRFIGFIPREEVWQLYQRAEIYISPSLEDKGDVEGFGISFVEAGLCGKPVIAGRSGGVADVVRDGETGLLVDAHNPGEIIRALTLLLDNPALRERLGQRGRERALQEFTPEAQAQKMLKVLEDAVARKV, from the coding sequence GTGAGGGTGCTGTTCATCTCCAACGACTTCCCCCCCAAGCCCGGCGGCGGGGCTATGGCAGCCTACGGCCTGGCTCGGGGGCTGCACCAGATCGGCGTAGAGGTATGGGTCCTCACCACTGCTCCCCCTCGGGGCCACACGGATGCGGAAGGGTTTCCCCTCACACGCACCGCCCCCCGCTGGGACAAAAAGGGAGTGAAGATTTTGCCCCTCACCCTGGCCTCCCTGGGCATCTGCCGACGATGGCATCCTCATCGGCTTCTGGCCCTGTCATGGACCCACGACGGCGTGGCTGCTCTGATCATCCGTCGTCTACGGGGTATCCCCTACCTCGTGATGGCCCACGGCACCGAAATCCTTCGCCACCGGCGCGGGCCTTTGCACCCCCTTATGCTCCGGGTGTTCCGCAACGCCATAGCGGTAGCGGCCAACAGCACCTTCACACACAGACTTGTGGTCAGTTTGGGAATTCCTGCCGAACACGTGTATGTCGTGCACCCCCCTATTGTGTCTACAAACCCCCCGGAACCTGATAGCCGTCTCGTGGACGAAAAGTTCAATCTCCGGGGCAAACGCGTCCTTCTGACTGTCGCCCGCCTGGTGAAGCGCAAAGGCCACGCCCAAGTGCTGGAGGCTCTCCGTGCCCTCAAAGACCGCTATCCAGACCTGGTGTATGTCATCACGGGCGATGGCGAATATCGAGCCGAACTGCAGCGCCTCGTCAGCCAGTACGGCCTAGAAGAGCAGGTGCGCTTTATCGGCTTCATCCCTCGGGAGGAGGTGTGGCAACTCTACCAACGGGCTGAAATTTACATTTCCCCATCCCTGGAGGACAAGGGAGATGTGGAGGGGTTCGGCATCTCCTTTGTGGAGGCGGGGCTGTGCGGGAAGCCGGTCATCGCCGGGCGCAGTGGGGGCGTGGCCGATGTGGTGCGGGACGGGGAAACGGGTCTGCTGGTGGATGCCCACAACCCGGGGGAGATCATCCGCGCCCTCACGCTTCTGCTGGACAACCCTGCCCTGCGGGAACGCTTGGGGCAGCGGGGGCGGGAGCGGGCACTCCAGGAGTTCACCCCGGAGGCGCAGGCACAAAAAATGTTGAAGGTGCTCGAGGATGCTGTCGCACGAAAAGTATAA
- a CDS encoding FkbM family methyltransferase, whose product MLSHEKYNDVKSTESHRLQLLSMLHKAVSDPAIELVTARLNSSDRGFLRIKSRLNRLINYRLRYLEIAATSPPLRWAWPSRVLKGKTFWGSKLYLPNKDLDAVFLWALTVCWGCYAPDGPELGLTRFFIKMLTPRDVFYDIGASYGFYTFLAAELITEGEIHAFEPNERVFYWLKRNCHYPHVILNNCALTNKSGQGMLFMPSNHSGAGSLRQELAVKRRLRRAQIPVQLTTLDEYVQKHRSPTIIKMDVEGAEQLVIEGGQKYLRENAPIIAMEVHGGQPFEHFTKLAVQSLVALGFQPYRLNPFGNVEKVDLQFLENLISKNDTLENMIFCRPNSGRI is encoded by the coding sequence ATGCTGTCGCACGAAAAGTATAACGATGTGAAGAGCACAGAGTCGCATCGGCTGCAATTACTCAGTATGCTCCATAAAGCAGTGTCCGACCCCGCTATTGAACTTGTTACTGCACGCCTGAATTCATCCGACAGGGGATTCTTGAGGATCAAGTCGCGCCTCAATAGGCTGATCAATTATCGCTTACGCTATCTGGAGATCGCTGCTACATCCCCTCCCCTGCGGTGGGCCTGGCCCTCAAGGGTATTGAAAGGAAAAACTTTTTGGGGATCCAAACTGTATCTCCCCAACAAGGATCTGGACGCAGTTTTTCTTTGGGCGCTCACGGTGTGTTGGGGGTGTTATGCTCCCGATGGACCCGAGTTAGGCCTTACCAGGTTTTTTATAAAAATGCTCACGCCCAGGGATGTATTTTACGACATCGGCGCCAGTTACGGTTTTTACACTTTTTTGGCAGCTGAGTTGATCACAGAAGGTGAGATCCACGCTTTCGAACCTAACGAACGCGTTTTCTATTGGCTCAAGCGCAACTGTCACTATCCCCATGTGATTCTCAACAATTGTGCCTTGACGAATAAAAGTGGCCAAGGGATGTTATTCATGCCTTCAAATCATAGCGGTGCTGGCTCTCTGAGGCAAGAATTAGCCGTGAAGCGCCGGCTTCGCCGCGCTCAAATTCCGGTTCAACTGACTACTCTTGATGAATATGTCCAAAAACACCGTTCGCCGACTATAATCAAGATGGATGTGGAAGGTGCTGAACAACTCGTCATAGAGGGTGGGCAAAAATACCTCAGAGAAAATGCACCTATCATTGCGATGGAGGTGCACGGTGGTCAACCCTTTGAGCATTTTACTAAACTTGCTGTTCAGAGCCTGGTCGCGTTGGGTTTCCAGCCCTACCGTCTTAATCCCTTTGGCAATGTTGAAAAAGTCGACTTACAATTTCTTGAGAATCTTATTTCGAAAAATGATACGCTAGAAAACATGATTTTTTGCCGGCCAAACTCGGGTCGTATATAA
- a CDS encoding glycosyltransferase family 4 protein, whose amino-acid sequence MKFIFVHHQPHGPFTLEALWNGTHGFAGSVAHLRILFWLASRGNEVYLIGNVHNGVLGGVRAIAGLEHVHTLCQGCSPAAPSVVVLNHFPDRALWRVIRQNPPCPIVVWANNPFDTRWLKELQKGNIARIVCLSHYDRERYRIYPGFQAVEMTYSGVDLDLMEKAPARTNGHNVVLFCPVPRRTKGVHNLLRAWPFVRKGCPDARLRICGSARMHDPHAPLGPAGVLDRDVEEEFSELLGTPERRQRWGISLLGTLSLPQIYSEMKGATVAVVNCNWRGSFDTFSRAAVEAQSAGAPVVGAKRGALPEVVADGRTGLLVNRADPKALAEAIITLLRNKPLRDTMAAAAPSWARPFADYNLLAADWEAIARRAWTGENAPSPRRRFDDFLRSIGYGSLRRTARNLIRGTSLERLVLRFYSGR is encoded by the coding sequence ATGAAGTTCATTTTTGTGCATCACCAGCCGCACGGGCCATTCACCTTAGAGGCCCTCTGGAACGGCACACACGGTTTCGCCGGCTCCGTGGCGCACTTGCGTATCCTCTTTTGGCTTGCGTCGCGGGGGAACGAAGTCTACCTTATCGGGAATGTGCACAACGGCGTCCTGGGTGGTGTGCGCGCCATAGCGGGCCTGGAGCATGTGCACACCCTTTGTCAGGGCTGTTCTCCCGCTGCCCCCTCCGTGGTGGTGCTCAATCACTTCCCCGACAGGGCTTTATGGCGCGTCATTCGCCAAAACCCGCCCTGTCCCATCGTCGTATGGGCCAACAACCCCTTCGACACGCGTTGGCTGAAAGAACTGCAAAAGGGGAACATCGCCCGCATAGTTTGTCTTAGCCATTACGATCGGGAGCGCTATCGCATCTATCCGGGTTTTCAAGCTGTGGAGATGACCTATAGCGGGGTAGATTTAGATTTGATGGAAAAGGCCCCGGCGCGCACCAACGGCCACAATGTTGTCCTTTTCTGTCCCGTTCCTCGTCGCACGAAAGGAGTGCACAACTTGCTGCGCGCCTGGCCCTTTGTGCGCAAAGGATGCCCCGATGCCCGTCTGCGTATATGTGGTTCCGCACGCATGCACGACCCGCACGCACCCCTGGGGCCCGCAGGGGTCCTGGATCGGGATGTGGAAGAGGAGTTCAGCGAGTTGCTGGGAACACCAGAACGCCGCCAGAGGTGGGGAATATCCCTTTTGGGAACGCTCTCTCTGCCGCAAATCTATAGTGAAATGAAAGGGGCGACTGTCGCGGTGGTGAATTGTAACTGGCGGGGCTCCTTCGACACTTTCAGCCGCGCCGCTGTGGAAGCCCAATCTGCCGGAGCCCCCGTTGTGGGAGCCAAACGGGGAGCCCTCCCCGAAGTGGTGGCGGACGGCAGAACGGGGCTGTTAGTGAATCGCGCTGACCCCAAAGCCCTGGCCGAGGCGATCATCACCCTTTTGCGCAACAAGCCCTTACGAGACACGATGGCCGCCGCAGCACCCTCTTGGGCACGCCCCTTCGCCGACTATAACCTTTTGGCGGCTGACTGGGAAGCGATAGCCCGCCGCGCGTGGACGGGGGAAAACGCCCCCAGCCCTCGCAGACGCTTTGACGATTTCCTCCGCTCTATAGGATACGGCAGTCTGCGACGCACGGCCCGCAATCTTATTCGCGGCACTTCACTGGAAAGGCTCGTTTTGCGGTTCTACTCTGGCCGTTAG
- a CDS encoding sugar transferase gives MYNFTKRLLDLFVALAGLTLTAPLFLLIAIAIKLDSPGPVFYRGLRIGQHGRPFRIFKFRSMVVNAERLGGPSVADTDPRITRVGKFLRKTKLDELPQLLNVLKGEMSLVGPRPEVPQYVEMFTPEERAILSVKPGMTDWASLWDIDEGAILAKEPDPEKAYQEKIRPEKIRLQLKYVRERSLWTDLKILALTVWSVATKPLKR, from the coding sequence ATGTATAACTTCACCAAACGCCTCCTAGACCTCTTCGTCGCCCTGGCTGGCCTGACCCTTACCGCCCCCCTCTTCCTTCTCATCGCCATCGCCATCAAACTGGACTCCCCGGGCCCCGTCTTCTACCGCGGCCTGCGCATCGGCCAGCACGGACGCCCCTTCCGCATCTTTAAGTTCCGCAGTATGGTCGTCAACGCCGAACGCCTGGGCGGCCCCTCCGTCGCCGACACCGACCCCCGCATCACCCGCGTCGGCAAATTCCTGCGCAAAACCAAACTGGACGAACTCCCCCAACTCCTCAATGTCCTCAAAGGCGAGATGAGCCTTGTAGGCCCACGCCCCGAAGTGCCCCAGTATGTGGAGATGTTCACCCCCGAAGAGCGCGCCATCCTCTCCGTCAAGCCCGGCATGACCGACTGGGCCTCCCTGTGGGACATCGACGAGGGGGCCATCCTGGCCAAGGAGCCTGACCCCGAAAAGGCCTACCAGGAGAAGATTCGCCCCGAAAAGATACGCCTCCAACTCAAATATGTGCGAGAGCGTTCCCTGTGGACAGACCTGAAAATCCTCGCCCTGACCGTGTGGTCGGTGGCCACCAAACCCCTGAAGCGGTAG
- a CDS encoding thiamine pyrophosphate-dependent dehydrogenase E1 component subunit alpha — MGTTFPPFLLVHLLRTMVRIRIFEERTADLLLRGEIRCPTHLYIGQEAIATGVCAALDRSDYILGTHRSHGHFLAKGGSMRALMAEMFGKKTGCAYGRGGSMHLIAREVGFLGSVPMVAATIPIAVGSALASTLLEQGRVAVSFFGDGATEEGEFHESLNFAALWKLPVLFVCENNFYSTHMPLHARQPTQDLTRHALAHAIPGVAVDGNDVVAVYTAAHEAVQRARAGLGPTLLVCNTYRWRGHVGPHWDLDKNIRPQKEVEAWMARCPIHRLETALLQQGLLTPQERDTIYAQAVHEVEDAVAFARHSPFPDPVELPAHLFTDRKTP, encoded by the coding sequence GTGGGAACCACTTTCCCTCCCTTCCTTCTGGTGCACCTGTTGCGCACCATGGTGCGCATCCGCATCTTTGAGGAGCGCACCGCCGACCTGCTCCTCCGGGGGGAGATTCGCTGTCCCACGCACCTGTACATCGGCCAGGAGGCCATCGCCACCGGAGTGTGCGCCGCCCTGGACCGCTCGGACTACATCCTGGGCACCCATCGCTCCCACGGCCACTTCCTGGCAAAGGGCGGCTCCATGCGCGCCCTGATGGCCGAAATGTTCGGCAAGAAAACAGGATGCGCCTACGGACGGGGCGGCTCGATGCACCTTATCGCCCGGGAAGTGGGCTTTTTAGGGTCAGTGCCCATGGTCGCCGCCACCATCCCTATAGCCGTCGGCTCCGCTTTGGCCTCTACCCTCTTGGAGCAGGGACGGGTGGCGGTCTCCTTCTTCGGCGACGGCGCCACCGAGGAGGGCGAATTCCACGAATCCCTGAACTTCGCCGCCCTTTGGAAACTCCCCGTGCTGTTCGTCTGCGAGAACAACTTCTACTCCACCCATATGCCCTTGCACGCCCGCCAGCCTACCCAAGACCTCACCCGCCACGCCCTCGCCCACGCCATCCCTGGCGTCGCCGTGGACGGCAACGATGTGGTGGCCGTCTATACTGCCGCCCACGAGGCCGTCCAGCGCGCCCGCGCGGGCCTGGGCCCCACCCTGTTGGTGTGCAACACCTACCGCTGGCGGGGACACGTGGGCCCCCACTGGGATTTGGACAAAAACATCCGCCCCCAAAAGGAGGTGGAGGCGTGGATGGCCCGCTGCCCTATCCATCGCCTGGAGACCGCCCTGCTGCAGCAGGGCCTCCTGACCCCCCAGGAACGGGACACCATCTACGCCCAAGCCGTGCACGAGGTGGAAGACGCCGTGGCCTTCGCACGCCACAGCCCCTTCCCGGACCCGGTGGAACTGCCCGCCCACCTCTTCACAGACAGGAAAACCCCCTGA
- a CDS encoding alpha-ketoacid dehydrogenase subunit beta — MRTLTYAEAIREAFAQMLATNPRLLVIGQGVTNPWYVGDSMRDLDKQFGTRRIIDPPVSEQGTNGIAIGAALAGMPTILIHPRMDFLLKGVEQIINQAANWCYVFGGQAGVPLVIRAIINRGGEQGAQHSQALQALFAHIPGLKVLMPATPYDAKGLLMASVQDGNPIVYIDDRWLYKERGPVPEEPYTVPIGKGIIRHEGQDVTLVALSYMVVEAQKALPLLEQQGISVELIDLRSVKPWDKELVLASVRKTGRLVVADSGWRTGGVSAEIVATVAEEAWAVLKAPPLRLALPDLPAPTSRTLEEAYYPRAAHIVDTVTRACGNAHR; from the coding sequence ATGCGCACCCTCACCTACGCCGAAGCCATTCGCGAAGCCTTCGCCCAGATGCTGGCCACCAACCCCCGCCTGTTGGTGATCGGGCAGGGGGTAACCAACCCCTGGTATGTGGGCGACAGCATGCGCGACCTGGATAAGCAGTTCGGCACCCGCCGTATCATCGACCCCCCTGTCTCCGAGCAGGGCACCAACGGTATCGCTATCGGTGCCGCCCTGGCCGGCATGCCCACCATCCTCATTCACCCCCGCATGGACTTCCTCCTCAAAGGGGTGGAACAGATCATCAACCAGGCCGCCAACTGGTGCTATGTGTTCGGGGGCCAGGCGGGTGTGCCCCTGGTCATTCGCGCCATCATCAACCGCGGGGGCGAGCAGGGTGCCCAGCATTCCCAAGCCCTGCAGGCCCTCTTCGCCCACATTCCCGGCCTGAAGGTGCTCATGCCCGCCACACCCTACGACGCCAAAGGCCTCCTCATGGCTAGCGTGCAGGATGGCAACCCCATCGTCTACATTGACGACCGCTGGCTCTATAAAGAGCGAGGGCCCGTCCCCGAGGAGCCATATACCGTCCCCATCGGAAAGGGCATTATTCGCCACGAAGGACAGGATGTCACCCTGGTCGCCCTCTCCTATATGGTTGTGGAGGCGCAAAAGGCCTTGCCCCTCCTGGAACAGCAGGGTATCTCTGTAGAACTCATTGACCTGCGCTCCGTCAAACCCTGGGATAAGGAGTTGGTGCTCGCCTCCGTGCGCAAGACGGGACGCCTGGTAGTGGCCGACAGCGGGTGGCGCACGGGGGGTGTCTCGGCAGAGATTGTGGCCACAGTGGCCGAGGAGGCCTGGGCTGTCCTGAAAGCGCCGCCCCTGCGCCTGGCCCTCCCTGACCTCCCCGCCCCCACCTCCCGGACCTTGGAGGAGGCCTACTACCCCCGCGCAGCCCACATCGTAGACACCGTAACCCGCGCCTGCGGGAACGCACACCGCTAA
- a CDS encoding DegT/DnrJ/EryC1/StrS family aminotransferase, whose amino-acid sequence MPTPWKVPYIDYPTAFRKMEGEIMETIRQVLAGGDLILRKHVEAFEAHLAQFVGTRYAIGVNSGTDALHLSLRAAGIGPGDEVITVSHTFVATAAAIHHAGATPVLVDIGDDHNMDVGKVERAITPRTKAIIPVHLNGRLCAMDALMAIAQRHNLLVIEDAAQALGASYKGRKAGSFGIAGCFSFYPAKILGAFGDAGAVVTNDPQIAQKVRWLRNHGRTEDGDVALFSFNSRLDNLHAAILDLKLKWVPEWIRRRRELARLYHQRLADLPQVHLPPPPVEEGPFFDVFQNYEIEAERRDALVEHLKAQGIEVMLPWGGKAVHHFKALGLSHYALPKTDAVFRRVLMLPMHPELTDQQVEYVAQSIRAFYGR is encoded by the coding sequence ATGCCCACGCCCTGGAAAGTGCCCTACATTGACTACCCCACCGCCTTCCGCAAGATGGAGGGCGAGATTATGGAGACCATCCGTCAGGTGCTGGCGGGGGGCGACCTTATCCTCCGCAAGCACGTGGAGGCTTTTGAGGCGCACCTGGCTCAGTTCGTGGGCACCCGCTACGCCATTGGCGTCAACAGCGGCACCGATGCCCTTCATCTCTCCCTACGGGCTGCGGGCATCGGTCCAGGCGACGAGGTTATCACCGTCTCCCACACCTTTGTGGCCACGGCCGCTGCCATCCACCACGCCGGCGCTACCCCCGTCCTGGTGGACATCGGCGACGACCACAACATGGATGTGGGCAAGGTGGAGCGGGCTATTACCCCCCGCACTAAGGCCATTATCCCCGTCCACCTCAACGGGCGCCTGTGTGCGATGGACGCCCTGATGGCCATCGCCCAGCGCCACAATCTACTGGTCATTGAAGACGCCGCCCAAGCTTTGGGAGCATCCTATAAGGGACGCAAGGCCGGCTCCTTTGGCATCGCCGGATGCTTCAGTTTCTACCCCGCAAAAATCCTGGGGGCCTTTGGCGACGCCGGCGCCGTCGTAACCAACGACCCCCAGATCGCCCAGAAGGTGCGCTGGCTCCGCAACCACGGGCGCACCGAGGATGGGGATGTGGCCCTCTTCTCCTTCAATAGCCGACTGGACAACCTCCACGCCGCCATCCTAGACCTCAAGTTGAAGTGGGTTCCCGAGTGGATTCGCCGCCGGCGGGAACTGGCCCGCCTGTATCACCAGCGTTTGGCTGATCTCCCCCAGGTGCACCTGCCCCCGCCCCCTGTGGAGGAGGGACCCTTCTTTGATGTATTCCAGAACTACGAGATAGAGGCTGAGCGGCGCGATGCCCTGGTGGAGCACCTCAAGGCCCAGGGGATAGAGGTGATGCTCCCCTGGGGAGGGAAAGCGGTGCACCACTTCAAGGCCTTGGGCCTTTCCCACTACGCCCTCCCCAAGACCGACGCCGTGTTCCGGCGCGTGCTGATGCTCCCCATGCACCCCGAACTGACCGACCAACAGGTGGAGTATGTCGCCCAAAGCATCCGCGCCTTCTACGGGCGCTAA